The following are encoded together in the Daucus carota subsp. sativus chromosome 5, DH1 v3.0, whole genome shotgun sequence genome:
- the LOC108220953 gene encoding transcription factor bHLH93: MEYSGHDLLEELLSLRTDPWDFATNFPLEMNDFYNNIAACSNFDHFLENPFLDTTQPFCFEEFSSFPFDQQSLNVSSTFNVSFGNEIATSVPQLTYDSSSFNTPSYVPLEEEYSSRAVANSCKVELTQSPELPVFNQGVCSEKKTKGKRLNGEQSKNLMAERRRRKRLNDRLSMLRSVVPKITKMDRTSILGDTIDYMNELLQRIKNLQEEMNPNQHELTSASILKNVKPNEVLVRNSPKFDVERRNVDTRIEICCAAKPGLLLSTVTTLEALGLDIQHCVISCFNDFGMQASCSEEMDQRGDISPEDMKQALFRNAGYGGRCL, from the exons ATGGAGTATAGTGGTCATGATTTGTTGGAGGAACTCTTGTCTCTCAGAACTGACCCCTGGGATTTTGCTACCAATTTTCCATTAGAAATGAACGATTTCTACAATAACATTGCTGCTTGTAGTAATTTTGATCATTTTCTCGAAAATCCTTTTCTTGATACCACACAACCCTTTTGTTTTGAAGAGTTTTCGAGTTTCCCATTCGATCAGCAAAGCCTTAATGTCTCCTCCACATTCAATGTGTCTTTTGGAAATGAAATCGCGACATCAGTCCCACAACTCACCTATGATTCTTCGTCGTTTAATACACCCTCATATGTTCCTCTAGAAGAAGAGTACTCGTCGCGAGCTGTTGCTAATTCTTGTAAAGTAGAGCTAACTCAATCCCCTGAGTTGCCGGTTTTCAACCAAGGAGTTTGCTCTGAGAAGAAGACTAAAGGCAAGAGACTCAACGGAGAGCAATCCAAAAATCTGATGGCTGAGAGAAGACGAAGAAAACGTCTCAATGACAGGCTTTCCATGCTTAGATCTGTTGTTCCTAAGATCACCAAG ATGGACAGGACATCAATACTCGGAGACACCATAGATTACATGAATGAGCTTCTGCAGAGAATCAAGAATTTGCAAGAAGAAATGAATCCAAACCAGCATGAGCTAACCTCGGcatctattttaaaaaatgtgaaGCCTAATGAAGTTCTTGTAAGAAATTCACCAAAG TTTGATGTGGAAAGGCGAAATGTGGATACCCGAATAGAAATATGTTGTGCTGCCAAGCCTGGTTTACTATTATCAACTGTGACAACATTAGAAGCATTAGGCCTTGATATTCAGCATTGTGTCATTAGCTGCTTTAATGACTTCGGAATGCAAGCTTCTTGTTCAGAG GAGATGGATCAGAGAGGAGATATAAGTCCAGAAGACATGAAGCAAGCATTATTTAGAAATGCAGGGTATGGAGGAAGGTGTTTGTAG
- the LOC108220065 gene encoding E3 ubiquitin-protein ligase WAV3: protein MGTGWRRAFCTTIPRDPQATTSSSSSSLDNNNNKTHYHVVHGPDDSISPAPTPRSFSKLGAIFSGGLGSSSNPSTPRLRVKTTTRSSSFTSSTAATPVKKDTTPKLRCKTMPNTPTSKSLKIPSANHGSSNPSSPRSPFSIFKNSLRLSRNNCGVCMQSVKSGQKTAIFTSECSHSFHFPCISNHLRNQNSLFCPVCNAAWKDAIPLLSIHQPQQPPQVEKNNNLIFKTPTYNDDEPLISTVSSINSIPEILENDDEIEEFKGFFVNPVSSSISINNAKVETRLLPEVAVISTCHTHETYVVVLKIKAPPPRVNGVAQARRAPIDLVSVLDIGGSMTRTKLDMMKRAMHLVVSSLGSADRLSIIAFSATAKRLMPLKGMTSQGQRSARRVIDRLDLHSGSCAGDALRQATKILEDRRERNPVASVMLLSDGQDDQPRQDNNSNNRPVANHGSSTRFAHVEIPVHSAGYSHEPAEDAFAKCVGGLLSVVVQDLRVRVGFASGSDPAEICAVYPCNRPSVFTSGLIRIGDLYAEEERELLLELRVPITSNEGHHVLSVCCSYKDPATQEIIHGTDQPLLVPKPQAFRSSIPKIQRLRNFFITTRAIAESRRLIELNEMSSAVQLLASSRELLVQSGCLGEEYVPKLEAELSEIRWRKEVEEEVMQRRQRMGEEKEDRLPKVSCAKKSTKRVSDLHGFENARF from the exons ATGGGAACTGGTTGGAGAAGAGCTTTTTGCACAACAATCCCAAGAGATCCCCAAGCCACaacctcatcatcatcatcatcactagataataacaataacaagACTCATTATCATGTTGTTCATGGCCCAGATGATTCTATTAGTCCTGCACCAACCCCAAGAAGCTTTTCTAAGCTAGGAGCTATTTTCTCCGGTGGACTTGGCAGTAGTAGTAACCCTTCTACGCCGCGGCTCCGTGTCAAGACCACCACGAGATCATCGTCATTCACGTCCTCCACGGCGGCTACGCCGGTTAAGAAAGACACCACCCCGAAACTACGGTGCAAAACCATGCCCAACACGCCGACTTCTAAATCTTTGAAAATACCGTCAGCTAATCATGGTTCTTCCAACCCTTCCTCTCCTAGATCCCCTTTCTCCATCTTCAAGAACTCCCTCCGTCTATCTCGG AATAATTGTGGAGTGTGTATGCAGAGTGTGAAAAGTGGACAAAAAACGGCGATTTTCACATCAGAGTGCTCCCATTCTTTTCACTTTCCGTGCATATCAAACCACCTGAGGAACCAAAACTCCCTGTTTTGCCCTGTATGTAACGCAGCCTGGAAAGACGCAATTCCATTACTTTCGATACATCAACCACAACAGCCTCCGCAGGTAGAAAAAAATAACAACCTGATCTTCAAAACACCAACTTACAACGACGATGAGCCGCTTATTTCCACCGTATCATCCATCAATTCCATCCCAGAAATTCTAGAAAACGACGATGAAATCGAAGAGTTCAAGGGCTTTTTCGTAAATCCAGTGTCCTCGTCTATTTCAATCAACAATGCGAAAGTCGAAACGAGATTGCTCCCCGAAGTTGCTGTTATTTCTACATGTCACACACACGAGACATACGTCGTCGTTTTGAAAATCAAAGCGCCTCCGCCTCGTGTTAACGGTGTTGCGCAGGCGAGGCGTGCGCCAATCGATTTGGTCTCGGTGCTTGATATCGGAGGTAGCATGACGCGCACGAAGCTAGACATGATGAAACGCGCCATGCATTTAGTCGTGTCTTCACTCGGCTCGGCTGATCGGCTCTCAATCATAGCTTTCTCAGCCACGGCTAAGCGGCTCATGCCGCTTAAAGGAATGACATCACAAGGTCAACGATCAGCTCGGCGAGTCATAGACCGATTAGATTTGCACAGCGGAAGCTGCGCTGGTGATGCGTTACGCCAAGCCACTAAAATACTCGAAGATCGGCGCGAGAGAAATCCGGTGGCTAGTGTCATGTTATTATCTGATGGTCAGGATGACCAACCGCGACAAgataataattctaataatcGCCCTGTTGCGAATCACGGGTCCTCGACGCGGTTTGCTCACGTCGAGATTCCCGTTCACTCGGCTGGCTACAGTCACGAGCCAGCCGAGGACGCATTTGCTAAATGCGTCGGAGGATTATTGAGTGTCGTTGTACAAGATTTGCGTGTTCGAGTCGGTTTCGCGTCGGGTTCTGATCCAGCTGAAATTTGCGCTGTTTATCCTTGCAATCGTCCATCAGTCTTTACCTCAG GTTTGATCCGGATCGGAGATTTGTACGCGGAGGAAGAGAGGGAGCTGCTGTTAGAACTGCGGGTCCCGATTACAAGCAACGAGGGCCACCACGTGCTATCCGTTTGTTGTTCTTACAAGGACCCAGCGACACAGGAGATAATACATGGTACAGATCAGCCTCTCCTTGTGCCAAAGCCACAAGCATTTAGATCCTCAATTCCTAAGATCCAAAGGCTAAGGAATTTTTTCATTACTACGAGAGCAATTGCCGAGTCTCGGCGTTTAATTGAGCTAAACGAAATGTCTAGCGCCGTGCAGCTCCTGGCTTCGAGCCGGGAGCTGCTGGTGCAATCGGGTTGTCTAGGGGAGGAGTATGTTCCGAAATTGGAAGCGGAATTATCGGAAATAAGGTGGCGGAAGGAGGTCGAGGAGGAGGTGATGCAACGGCGACAAAGGATGGGGGAGGAGAAGGAGGATCGGCTACCTAAGGTGTCTTGTGCGAAGAAGTCTACTAAGAGAGTGAGCGATTTGCATGGTTTCGAAAATGCAAGGTTTTGA